In Chitinivibrionales bacterium, the DNA window CAGTGTAGCCAACACTTGGGACGCAACCACTAATAAAAATATTCTTAGTTTACACCCCAATGTACAAGCCCCTGCCACAGCTTTTATAAATGATGCTGCACAACAAGGTATGAATCTACGGATTTACTTCGGTTACCGTTCAGTAGACCAACAAAACGCTTTATACAATGCAGGAAAAACCCCCGCAAAAGGTGGACATAGTTATCACAACTATGGTTTAGCTATTGATTTAGTTCAGATTAGTAATAAAAAGGCATTGTGGAAGAACCAAAATTGGAGCCAAATAGGTGCTTTAGGTATGAAACACGGCTTTGGATGGGGCGGTGATTGGGCTTCAAGAGATATGGTTCATTTTCAAATGCCGTTCGGATTAAGCATTAAAGACCTTTTATCGGGGAAAAGACCATGAACACAAATAAGATAGTTGTGAACTTTATTGCTATGATTTTATGTTTTGCCACTTTATCTTGTGCAAATCAAAAAGAAAAGACACCTTCAACGAATGGTATAGCCGATAGTA includes these proteins:
- a CDS encoding peptidase M15; this encodes SVANTWDATTNKNILSLHPNVQAPATAFINDAAQQGMNLRIYFGYRSVDQQNALYNAGKTPAKGGHSYHNYGLAIDLVQISNKKALWKNQNWSQIGALGMKHGFGWGGDWASRDMVHFQMPFGLSIKDLLSGKRP